One Candidatus Woesebacteria bacterium genomic window, TTTAATTTAATTTGCAATTTGGAAATTGGAAGTTGTATGTTGTTTGTTGCCTTCGGAAAAGGCTAAAGTGGTAGGGTATGAGGAGGTGCGAAGCTATTCCACCTGGAAGGTGGGGCAGCTTCGCACCTCCTCCTCTCGTCTGAGTAATTTTTATTTACATCACAGAAATTTGACCAAAGGCATTCTGTGTGGTAAGGTAAATACCGCCAATGGAAGATTCATTTCAACAGCTTTTGGATCTCTTTGAGGAGATAAAACTTTTTCTCAAGGATCTTTCTGAATTTATCGTCAAACATCTCCGCCTTTCTTTCTTCAAGTTTGAGCTTGGCAAAAAAATCTTTGCAACAGCGCTTTACCGCCAAAGGGGAAAACTTGCCGGTCGTTTTATGCATACGGGCATGGCCTCGCTTGCCGCTTTAGGGGTTTTTATGGCGCCTGTTGTTGCCAACGAATTTCCCGGCCGTTCAGTTGACCCTTGGAGTTTTGCTCCAAGCGGCGCTGTCCTTTCGGCTGCAACAGAAGAACAGGCGACGGAGACTGTGGTTTCTGATAGATTGCGCGAGAAGATTATTGAATATATAGTTGCTCCTGGAGATACAATTTCAAGCATTGCCAAAAAGTTTGATGTCTCAGAGGATACAATTCGCTGGCAAAATAAACTTGATAAAAAAGGAACCATTAAAGTTGGGCAAACCCTTGAAATTTTGCCAGTAACAGGGGTTTCTCATAAAGTTCAGAAAGGGGATACAGTTTATTCTATTGCCAAAAAATATGACGCCTCGCCACAGGCTATTGTAGATTTTCCTTACAATACTTTTACCAATGATGAGACTTTTGCTTTGGCTGTGGGGCAGATAATCATAGTTCCTGATGGTGTGATGCCAGCTGAGACGCCAACAGGTCCTAGTGAGCGAATTCGCCAAATTACGCCTGATGCGGGAACTGTAGTTGCTTCAGGCAATTTTGTTTGGCCGGCTTCTGGCTCAATCACGCAGAGATTCGCCTGGTACCACAAAGGAGTTGATATTGCCAATAAAGCTGCTCCTGATATCTTGGCGGCTGATTCTGGTAAAGTTATTGTCGCCGGCTGGCCTGATAATTATGGCTATGGCAATCGGGTAATGATAGATCACGGCAATGGCTTTGTTACTTTGTATGCTCATCTGTCTGCCATTTATGTTAAGGTAGGGCAGACTGTCTCAAGAGGCTCGGCAATTGGGAAGATGGGATCAACTGGCCGTTCAACTGGTACGCATCTTCATTTTGAAGTAATCAAATCAGGAACCCACATTAACCCTCTTAATGTTCTGAAGTAGGTCAAAGTCGGCCGGAAGATAGTATCTAGTATTTTGTATTATGTATTAGGCAGGGAATAAAAGTAGAACGTAGAATGTAGTAAGTAGAAAGCAAAAATATAAATAGTTAAAAGTTCAAAGTTAAAAGTTAAAAGAATTCGGATTTCAGCTATCAGCCGTCAGCTGTCAGAAGTTAGTAGTAAGTAGAATGTAGAATGTAGTAAGTAGAAAGCAACGGATTTCAGATATCAGCTATCGGACGTCGGCTATCGGAGTTGGTTGTTATCTTAATTCATAAATCCTAAATCCTAAATCTCAAATCTAGATTCTTGTTTGTGATTTGGAATTTGCCTGCCCTGAATCGAATTTATTA contains:
- a CDS encoding Peptidase M23 family, which translates into the protein MEDSFQQLLDLFEEIKLFLKDLSEFIVKHLRLSFFKFELGKKIFATALYRQRGKLAGRFMHTGMASLAALGVFMAPVVANEFPGRSVDPWSFAPSGAVLSAATEEQATETVVSDRLREKIIEYIVAPGDTISSIAKKFDVSEDTIRWQNKLDKKGTIKVGQTLEILPVTGVSHKVQKGDTVYSIAKKYDASPQAIVDFPYNTFTNDETFALAVGQIIIVPDGVMPAETPTGPSERIRQITPDAGTVVASGNFVWPASGSITQRFAWYHKGVDIANKAAPDILAADSGKVIVAGWPDNYGYGNRVMIDHGNGFVTLYAHLSAIYVKVGQTVSRGSAIGKMGSTGRSTGTHLHFEVIKSGTHINPLNVLK